The following nucleotide sequence is from Candidatus Binatia bacterium.
GCGGCACGGTTCAAGTCGCGCCACGCTAGGCTGGTCGGTTTGCAGTTTTGCAGTAGGAGGGGCGGAAGGCGGGGTCACACGACACCGCCTTCCGCCGGGAGCCGAGCCAAAAAGCTCGGCTATCGTCGGAGGTAGGATCATGAGACAATTCATTCTGTGGAACATCGTTCTCGCCATCGTCGTCGGCTTTTTGGGCCCGTGGTCCTCGAGGGGAACCGCGGTCCAAAATATGCCCCAGGGACCGTCCCAAGAACTGGCAATGGAACAGCGGCCCAGCGAAAAAACCGATTTCGTAAGCCAAAGACTGCAGGCGTTCGCCCGGACCTATGTGGCGATCCGCAGGCTGATCGAAGAGTATGAGCTTCCTGTGCGAGAGGGTCAGAAGACCGAGCAAGCTCGGAAGCTCGAGCGCGAGGCGGTGGCCAAGGTGGAGCAGACTCTCGACGTGTACGGTTTCACGCCGGACAGTTTTCAAAGGACCTTTGCGCTGGTGAATGCCGACGACGAGCTCCGGAACAAAGCGCTTGAGCTGATCGCCGCGGAGCGGGAGAAATTGCAGTCCTGAGCCGCTCTCTGACCGGCCGTTGAAATCGATAATTATTGCCAATTATTGCCTTCCATAATTCCCGCAGAAGAGCTACAAATTAGGATCGTAGAGGCCGCCCCTCATGAAAAC
It contains:
- a CDS encoding DUF4168 domain-containing protein, with the protein product MRQFILWNIVLAIVVGFLGPWSSRGTAVQNMPQGPSQELAMEQRPSEKTDFVSQRLQAFARTYVAIRRLIEEYELPVREGQKTEQARKLEREAVAKVEQTLDVYGFTPDSFQRTFALVNADDELRNKALELIAAEREKLQS